A genomic window from Myotis daubentonii chromosome 4, mMyoDau2.1, whole genome shotgun sequence includes:
- the C4H16orf54 gene encoding transmembrane protein C16orf54 homolog has translation MPWTPEQPSGHMEGPPASESASWPPLPCGPCIPIMLGLAMLAALFLLTTAVLAERLFRRSLRPGPSPRPPTLVWRPGGELWIEPTGTPRERSEDWYGSEVPLLMDHAPDPPVPGGTLEARATAPPAPPTPHAPPSFFVPQIPPQAPAPSTFWGPQAWEGRPHAPGLVSWAEPEQRPEPSMNLGSPPARRQRPGSPDPEWGLQPRVTLEDISAFWRRESRTSVGF, from the coding sequence ATGCCGTGGACCCCAGAGCAGCCCTCGGGGCACATGGAAGGGCCGCCTGCGTCGGAGTCGGCCTCGTGGCCCCCGCTGCCCTGCGGGCCTTGCATCCCCATCATGCTGGGCCTGGCCATGCTGGCCGCCCTCTTCCTCCTCACCACGGCTGTGCTGGCCGAGCGCCTGTTCCGCCGCTCTCTGCGAcccggccccagcccccgcccgcccacccTGGTCTGGCGCCCCGGAGGAGAGCTGTGGATCGAGCCCACCGGCACCCCCCGGGAGCGCTCCGAGGACTGGTACGGCTCCGAGGTGCCCCTGCTGATGGACCACGCCCCGGACCCGCCTGTCCCCGGGGGCACCTTGGAGGCCCGAGCAacagccccgcccgcccctccgaCTCCACACGCCCCTCCCAGCTTTTTTGTCCCCCagatcccaccccaggccccagccccgaGTACCTTCTGGGGGccccaggcctgggaagggaggccGCACGCCCCGGGCCTGgtgagctgggctgagcctgAACAGAGGCCAGAGCCCAGCATGAATCTGGGGAGCCCCCCCGCCCGAAGACAGCGGCCAGGGAGCCCTGACCCCGAGTGGGGCCTCCAGCCTCGGGTCACCCTGGAGGACATCTCAGCTTTCTGGAGGCGAGAGAGCCGCACCAGCGTGGGCTTCTGA